A DNA window from Camelina sativa cultivar DH55 chromosome 13, Cs, whole genome shotgun sequence contains the following coding sequences:
- the LOC104737906 gene encoding KH domain-containing protein HEN4-like: MVLVFTRIYEIATETKDFDVRSSITARLVVRTNQINCFVGRDGSIASKIQKGTGAKIEVLEVEQNPKCVPENTDQVVQISGGFSNVKEAINQVTSRLRENLILHSFEPVDADPCIIPEDPTPNRVSPTALNFGGLSTMDLNDVSHYSSQADPYGLTPSAPRGVYDDGSGGILSSSRDDLGLYRVSENAVNSVFGDGQNGHTRLQDLSEISGARVIRHLKNRLGTSDRIISISGTPDQIQAAEDRLLALFYG, encoded by the exons ATGGTCCTTGTTTTCACTCGAATATATGAGATTGCCACTGAAACAAAGGATTTTGACGTAAGGTCATCTATTACTGCACGGCTTGTGGTCCGTACAAATCAGATTAATTGTTTTGTGGGAAGAGATGGCTCTATAGCCTCTAAGATACAAAAAGGAACTGGGGCTAAAATAGAAGTATTGGAGGTTGAGCAGAACCCAAAATGTGTTCCAGAGAACACCGATCAAGTTGTGCAG ATTTCAGGAGGGTTCTCAAATGTAAAAGAAGCTATAAACCAAGTCACCAGTAGGCTACGAGAGAATCTTATCTTGCATTCTTTCGAGCCTGTTGATGCTGATCCTTGTATTATACCAGAAGATCCAACTCCCAATAGGGTCAGTCCCACGGCTCTAAATTTTGGTGGGTTGTCAACCATGGATCTCAATGATGTTTCCCATTACTCAAGTCAAGCTGATCCATATGGGTTG ACACCTTCTGCTCCAAGAGGTGTATATGATGATGGCAGTGGAGGAATATTATCTTCTTCAAGGGATGACCTTGGATTATACAG AGTCTCAGAGAATGCTGTGAACTCTGTGTTTGGTGATGGACAGAATGGTCACACTCGTCTACAGGATCTGAGTGAG ATATCAGGTGCGAGAGTTATTAGACATCTTAAAAATCGTCTAGGAACAAGTGATAGGATCATTTCCATATCCGGGACACCTGATCAAATCCAAGCAGCTGAAGACCGTCTTCTCGCCCTTTTCTACGGGTAG
- the LOC109128316 gene encoding KH domain-containing protein HEN4-like, whose protein sequence is MEGNNSKKFESTARAPPQSSPAQSAGYVVFRILCDVSQVGVMIGKSGRVIKQLRESTQSKIWVESGPPGSLYSAVTITAHLGSTLRVKLGVTVSNASNKEKGVQEQEVEVSRAQYALIRVFEALNVGLRTSSTVSVRMLLEGSHVVTVIGKGGELLEMIWRETGCNLEIQTRDLPSFAKLGDVMMKIEGNVSAMKKALVSISSRMQACEPISIAPLRRTMNVVPREDVLGRYFGTITQPRIDSLSQRSSDHRLVNSASKNHPVTIKHPLQASEDDIRNVVLKILCPQQSVSAVIKTLQSVRDASISVSDTLSDCDERLITITASENLKDEDSPSQRAILLVFNILYDISTKKMLDSAHKLYTIARLVVGPYQVGFLLGKGGCTISEMRKITGASLNIFEVEKNPKCVSENDQVVEISGKLPQVKGAIYHVTKKLRNIATKRKVTFRPGKRITLVLQILCSRVVVLLGKPVPLSGIFELTQGPPYFWGIHLLTVMNA, encoded by the exons atggagGGAAATAACTCAAAGAAGTTCGAATCTACCGCTCGTGCGCCGCCGCAGTCGTCACCGGCACAGTCGGCGGGATACGTAGTGTTTCGCATTCTCTGTGACGTGTCTCAGGTCGGTGTTATGATCGGAAAATCTGGAAGAGTGATTAAGCAGCTTCGAGAATCAACACAATCCAAAATCTGGGTCGAGAGTGGTCCTCCTGGTTCTCTGTACAGTGCAGTCACGATTACCGCTCATTTAGGTTCAACGCTTAGGGTAAAATTAGGTGTTACTGTCAGTAATGCTAGCAACAAGGAGAAAGgggttcaagaacaagaagttgaAGTCTCCAGAGCACAATACGCGTTGATTAGGGTTTTCGAAGCTCTAAATGTTGGATTACGGACTAGTAGTACGGTCTCAGTTAGGATGTTATTAGAAGGGAGCCATGTGGTTACTGTGATAGGTAAGGGTGGTGAGTTGCTGGAGATGATATGGAGAGAAACTGGTTGTAATCTTGAAATACAGACACGTGATTTGCCAAGTTTCGCAAAGCTTGGTGACGTGATGATGAAG ATCGAAGGAAATGTTTCGGCAATGAAGAAAGCTCTAGTATCCATATCTAGTCGCATGCAAGCTTGTGAGCCGATTTCTATTGCGCCTTTACGCAGGACTATGAATGTGGTTCCACGAGAAGATGTCTTGGGTAGGTATTTTGGAACAATCACTCAACCAAGGATAGATTCTCTGTCACAGCGCAGCTCGGACCACAGACTCGTTAACTCTGCTTCAAAGAATCACCCTGTCACCATTAAGCATCCTCTCCAAGCATCAGAAGATGATATCCGAAACGTGGTTCTGAAGATACTCTGTCCGCAACAAAGTGTTAGTGCTGTTATCAAGACTCTTCAAAGTGTGAGAGATGCCTCCATAAGTGTGAGTGATACACTTTCTGACTGTGATGAACGCTTAATCACAATTACTGCATCAGAG AACCTTAAAGACGAAGACTCCCCATCCCAGAGAGCTATATTGCTTGTTTTCAACATACTATACGATatttccaccaaaaaaatgCTAGACAGTGCACATAAATTATATACCATTGCACGACTCGTGGTCGGTCCATATCAGGTTGGATTTTTGCTGGGAAAAGGTGGTTGTACAATTTCTGAAATGCGAAAAATAACTGGCGCTTCTTTGAATATATTTGAGGTTGAGAAGAACCCCAAATGTGTCTCAGAAAACGATCAAGTTGTGGAG ATTTCAGGAAAGTTGCCACAAGTGAAAGGAGCCATTTACCATGTTACCAAAAAGCTCCGCAATATTGCAACCAAAAGGAAAGTTACCTTTAGACCAGGGAAACGAATAACCCTGGTTCTTCAGATACTTTGTTCGAGAGTGGTGGTGTTATTGGGAAAGCCGGTACCATTGTCAGGGATATTCGAATTGACACAGGGGCCTCCATATTTTTGGGGGATCCACTTGCTGACTGTGATGAACGCTTAA